The proteins below come from a single Streptomyces sp. B3I8 genomic window:
- a CDS encoding DUF1697 domain-containing protein: MTTYSALLRGINVGGNKKVPMADLRALLTESGYGGVRTYLQSGQAVFTAERGDEESLAADLAAAVEKRFGFAVDVLVRDHAYLRAVRQGCPFPADRLEGRQLHATFFSAPVDEERFASVARERFLPEEFRLGDRVLYLYAPEGLGRSKLAVALASRRVVGDVVATTRNWNTVRKLEELTAV; this comes from the coding sequence ATGACGACGTACTCCGCGCTGCTGCGCGGGATCAATGTGGGCGGCAACAAGAAGGTGCCGATGGCCGACCTGCGCGCACTGCTGACGGAGTCGGGGTACGGCGGCGTGCGCACGTATCTGCAGAGCGGCCAGGCCGTGTTCACGGCGGAGCGGGGCGACGAGGAGTCCCTGGCCGCGGACCTCGCGGCGGCGGTGGAGAAGCGGTTCGGCTTCGCGGTGGACGTCCTCGTCCGCGACCACGCGTATCTGCGGGCGGTGCGGCAGGGGTGTCCGTTCCCCGCGGACCGGCTGGAGGGCAGGCAGCTCCACGCGACGTTCTTCTCGGCACCGGTGGACGAGGAACGCTTCGCGTCGGTGGCGCGGGAGAGGTTCCTGCCGGAGGAGTTCCGGCTCGGGGACAGGGTGCTGTACCTGTACGCGCCGGAGGGACTGGGGCGGTCGAAGCTGGCGGTGGCGTTGGCGTCGCGGCGGGTGGTGGGAGATGTCGTCGCGACGACCCGCAACTGGAACACGGTCCGCAAGCTGGAGGAACTGACGGCGGTCTGA
- a CDS encoding sirohydrochlorin chelatase, with the protein MRSQPVLLVIAHGSRDPRHAATVHALVRRVRSLRPGVRVETGFLDFNVPSVPGVLESLAAQGVRDVVALPLLLTRAFHAKSDIPAVLRQAPRGLRIRQAEVLGPSPLLLAGLERRLYEAGLDPAMKSSTGVVLASAGSSDPEAIAVIAEIAREWRHTGWCAVRPAFASAVLPRTEEAVRELRAMGCRRVAVAPYVLAPGRLPDRIARGAAGADVLADVLGPSQEVARVLLHRYDEAALPRLSAAVGA; encoded by the coding sequence ATGCGCAGCCAACCGGTCCTCCTGGTCATCGCCCACGGCAGCCGCGACCCGCGGCACGCCGCGACCGTGCACGCCCTGGTACGGCGGGTGCGGTCGCTGCGGCCGGGGGTGCGCGTGGAGACCGGGTTCCTGGACTTCAACGTGCCCTCGGTGCCGGGCGTGCTGGAGTCGCTGGCTGCTCAGGGCGTACGGGACGTGGTGGCGCTGCCGCTGCTGCTCACCCGGGCCTTCCACGCCAAGTCCGACATCCCGGCGGTACTGCGGCAGGCGCCGCGCGGACTGCGGATCCGGCAGGCGGAGGTGCTCGGGCCCTCGCCGCTGTTGCTGGCGGGTCTCGAGCGGCGGCTGTACGAGGCGGGGCTCGACCCCGCGATGAAGTCCTCGACCGGGGTCGTACTGGCCTCGGCGGGGTCCAGTGACCCGGAGGCGATCGCAGTGATCGCAGAAATCGCGCGGGAGTGGCGGCACACCGGTTGGTGCGCCGTGCGGCCTGCGTTCGCCTCCGCGGTGTTGCCCCGTACGGAGGAGGCGGTGCGGGAGTTGCGGGCGATGGGGTGCCGGCGGGTGGCTGTGGCACCGTACGTGCTGGCGCCGGGGCGGTTGCCGGACCGGATCGCGCGGGGGGCGGCCGGGGCGGACGTCCTGGCCGACGTCCTGGGCCCGTCGCAGGAGGTCGCCCGCGTCCTCCTGCACCGGTACGACGAGGCGGCGCTGCCGCGTCTGTCGGCGGCCGTGGGCGCGTGA
- a CDS encoding ABC transporter permease translates to MASTETSTDPRGAEHEAAGGGDELAGVEAGLDALESTASGRPPLRRTLIDKILPPVVAVALILVVWQALISFKVVDDPTKLPSPSAVWGEVHEAWLRGDLLGYIWTSVSRGLLGFLFALVIGTPLGLLVARVKFVRAAIGPILSGLQSLPSVAWVPPAVIWLGLDNSMMYAVILLGAVPSIANGLVSGVDQVPPLFLRAGRTLGATGLKGTWHIVLPAALPGYVAGLKQGWAFSWRSLMAAEIIASFPDLGVGLGQLLENGRNASDMSMVFEAILLILIVGIAIDLLIFSPLERWVLRSRGLLVRN, encoded by the coding sequence ATGGCCAGCACTGAGACGAGCACGGACCCCCGAGGCGCGGAGCACGAGGCCGCCGGGGGCGGGGACGAGTTGGCCGGTGTCGAGGCCGGCCTCGACGCGCTGGAGTCCACCGCCTCCGGCCGCCCGCCGCTGCGGCGCACCCTGATCGACAAGATTCTGCCGCCGGTCGTCGCCGTCGCGTTGATCCTGGTGGTCTGGCAGGCGCTGATCTCCTTCAAGGTCGTCGACGACCCGACGAAGCTGCCCTCGCCGTCGGCCGTGTGGGGCGAGGTCCACGAAGCCTGGCTCAGGGGCGATCTGCTCGGTTACATCTGGACCAGCGTCTCGCGCGGTCTGCTCGGCTTCCTCTTCGCCCTGGTCATCGGCACCCCGCTGGGGCTGCTGGTGGCGCGGGTGAAGTTCGTGCGGGCGGCGATCGGCCCGATCCTGTCCGGTCTGCAGTCGCTGCCGTCGGTGGCGTGGGTGCCGCCGGCCGTGATCTGGCTGGGCCTGGACAACTCGATGATGTACGCGGTGATCCTGCTCGGCGCGGTGCCCTCCATCGCCAACGGGCTGGTCTCCGGCGTCGACCAGGTGCCCCCGCTGTTCCTGCGGGCGGGCCGCACCCTGGGCGCGACGGGGCTGAAGGGCACCTGGCACATCGTGCTCCCGGCCGCGCTGCCGGGGTATGTGGCAGGCTTGAAGCAGGGCTGGGCGTTCTCCTGGCGGTCGCTGATGGCCGCGGAGATCATCGCGTCCTTCCCCGACCTCGGCGTCGGGCTCGGCCAGCTCCTGGAGAACGGCCGCAACGCCAGCGACATGTCGATGGTGTTCGAGGCCATCCTGCTCATCCTGATCGTCGGCATCGCCATCGACCTGCTGATCTTCAGTCCGCTGGAGCGGTGGGTCCTGCGCAGCCGCGGCCTCCTGGTGAGGAACTGA
- a CDS encoding ABC transporter ATP-binding protein: MATTTLAKAAEDEAVRHAARIEHVSKSFAGPAGRQLVLDDITLDVAPGEFVTLLGASGCGKSTLLNLVAGLDAPSSGSISTDGRPALMFQEHALFPWLTAGKNIELALRLRGVPKADRRERAEELLGLVRLRGAHGKRVHELSGGMRQRVALARALAQDSRLLLMDEPFAALDAITRDVLHDELTRIWAETGVSVLFVTHNVREAVRLAQRVVLLSSRPGRVARQWTVDIPQPRRIEDAPVAELSVEITEVLRGEIRRHGQH, from the coding sequence ATGGCCACGACCACACTCGCCAAGGCGGCCGAGGACGAGGCGGTGCGGCACGCCGCCCGTATCGAGCACGTCTCGAAGTCCTTCGCCGGACCCGCCGGGCGGCAGCTCGTCCTGGACGACATCACCCTCGATGTCGCGCCGGGCGAGTTCGTCACCCTCCTGGGGGCGTCGGGCTGCGGCAAGTCCACGCTGCTGAACCTGGTGGCGGGGCTCGACGCCCCGTCGTCGGGCAGCATCTCGACCGACGGCCGCCCGGCGCTGATGTTCCAGGAGCACGCCCTGTTCCCCTGGCTGACGGCAGGGAAGAACATAGAACTGGCCCTGCGGCTGCGCGGGGTGCCCAAGGCCGACCGCCGCGAGCGGGCCGAGGAGCTGCTCGGCCTCGTCCGGCTGAGGGGCGCGCACGGCAAGCGGGTGCACGAGCTGTCCGGCGGCATGCGGCAGCGGGTGGCGCTGGCCCGCGCGCTCGCGCAGGACAGCAGGCTGCTGCTGATGGACGAGCCGTTCGCCGCGCTCGACGCCATCACCCGGGACGTGCTGCACGACGAACTGACCCGCATCTGGGCCGAGACGGGGGTCTCCGTCCTGTTCGTCACGCACAACGTGCGCGAGGCGGTGCGGCTCGCGCAGCGCGTCGTGCTGCTGTCGTCGCGGCCGGGGCGGGTGGCGCGCCAGTGGACGGTCGACATCCCGCAGCCGCGCCGTATCGAGGACGCGCCCGTGGCGGAACTGTCCGTCGAGATCACCGAAGTCCTGCGTGGGGAGATCCGCCGCCATGGCCAGCACTGA